The DNA segment GTGGTAGCGCCAGCCTTCCTGCTGCTTATAAGAACTATCATGCTCTTCATCAATGATGATAACGCCTAAGCGAGCAAAGGGCGTAAACAGCGCTGAGCGCGTCCCGATAACGATGGCGCTTTCACCGTTGCGCGCCCGCAGCCAAGCCGCGAGGCGTTCACTGTCGTTTAAACCAGAATGAAGCACATCTACCGGGGCGTTGAACCGTTCTCTAAACCGGGCGATGGTTTGCGGGGTGAGTCCTATCTCAGGTACTAAAACCAGCGCTTGGCGGCCCTGTGCGAGAATATTTTCGATGACGCTTAAATAAACTTCGGTTTTGCCGGAGCCGGTGACGCCCGCCAGCAACCATGCGCTGAACTGGTTGTCTTCGCTACGAATCGCGCCCACGGCGGTGGCTTGTTCAGTGTTGAGCTTTAAGCGCTCACCGTTTACCGCATAGTTTTTACGCCAGTCTTGAAGCTCTGGCGACTCAGCGCGTAACTCGGCCAGCCCTTTGGCTTTGATGCTTTGTAGTGCGGCATCGGTGAGATCGCATTCAACGACCTGATGGCGATACAGAGGCCGCTGCAACAACATGGCGAGCGCTTGCTGCTGCTTGGGGGCGCGTTTGAGTGTTTCAGATAGGGTCGCTTTGCCCTGTTCCGTTATCACCCATTGCCAGAGTTGCCCATGCTGGGCGGGTTTCCCCTGACGTAGCATCACCGGAAGCGCATGAAATAAAACCTCGCCGATCGGGTAGTGATAATAGTCTGCCGCCCAGCGCAGCATGTGCCACATGCGGGAGGAAAATAGCGATTCATCGTCAATGATATGGTGAATCGACTTTAAATTTTCGAGCGGAAGTTCGCTGTGCTCGCTGACGCCGGTGATAATGCCGATCATTTTACGCTGTCCAAAAGGCACACTGACCCGTACACCCACGGCGGGTTTCACACCTGCGGGCAGAAGGTAATCAAAGGTGCGTGGCAATGGAACGGGTAAAGCTACGTGAGCGACCGACATGTTTTATCCTGCTTCTAAATGTATGCGTAGTTTACATGCAGGGAGGGGGGAGTGAATCAGTTTAATTGATATCGCTGATTTTACGTGTCGTAATAGAAGATGAATAAAGCCACTTGCAATTCGATTGCGGTGGATGTTTTATCTCTGTATAATTCGCCGCCTTTGATAGTCTTTTTTATCAAACCAAATTTATCAACCACGCGTGGTGTCTGGCGGAATAGGGCTGGATAGCGACGCGGCCTTAACTGAGGTTATCCCATGAAACAAGGTATCCACCCGAACTACGTTGCAATCACTGCAACTTGCTCTTGCGGCAACGTGATTAAAACTCATTCTACCGCAGGTCACGACCTGAACCTGGACGTATGTGGTAACTGCCACCCGTTCTATACTGGCAAGCAGCGTGATGTTGCTACCGGTGGTCGTGTTGACCGCTTCAACAAGCGTTTCAGCGTACCAGGCACTAAGAAGTAATTCTTTTTGCTCAAGAAAAAGGCACCTAAGGGTGCCTTTTTTGTTGCCTAAAATTCAGTGAAATAGGCGTACAAATAAAAAAGCCTCTTCGAGAAGAGGCTTTTTACTTTTAGTGATGACCTACTACTGATTACCGACCTGATCGCCATACGGCAATTTGTCGTAATCGTGCAGACCTTTCTTCGCATACGGGTTGCCGATCCAACGTGTTGTTTCCACAAAGTTTGGACTCACCAAACTTCTCTCAGGATTAAACAGGTCGTATTTCAAACCAGCCATGTCAGACCATGTATGAATCAGCTCTGAGCTGCTGTATTTACGATTGGTCATGGAAGTAAAGTCACGCGGGTGCGCTTGCTGCCAGCTTGGTGATGTCCACAGAATGAACGGGATGCTGTACATATGGCGCGTTGGTGCCGCCTCGTTACGTCCCTGAATGTTGTGTGGAGGTGTGTCATACACTTCTTCACCGTGGTCAGAGAAATACAGCAGGAAACCGTTCGGGTTCGTTGCGGAGTAATCTTTGATCAGGCTAGAAACCACGAAGTCGTTGTACAGGTTAGCGTTGTCATACTCGTTATAAGAGTCAATCTGATCTTGGCTTAAACCTGGAGGCACGCCTTCGGCGTTATTAAACTTATCAAATCCTTCTGGGTAGCGGAATTTGTAGTTAATGTGCGTACCCAGCAGATGTACCACGATAAATTTCTTCGGTGCAGGATCGGCCATCACTTCTTTAAATGGCTTCAGCACGTCGCCGTCGTACTGACGAGCGCTCTGTGTACGCTGTTGGTTCAGGTAATACTGCTTATCTGTTTGCTGGGAGAACAGGGTTAGCATGGTATTACGCTTGGTCATGGTTTGCTGGTTAGTGATCCAGAAGGTTTTGTAACCCGCCTGCTTCATCATGTTCATCAATGAAGGTTGGGTGAGATACAGATCTGGATTCTTCTCGTTAGCGAACGTCAGAGCCTGCTGCAAGATCTCGATGGTGTAAGGACGGGATGTAACCACGTCGTTGAACACGGTCAGGTTCTTGTCAGTTTTATGGATTTCATCCAACTGCGGCGTGGTCTCACGCGGATACCCGTACAGGCTCATATGGCCGCGTTGAGTTGATTCGCCAATCACCAGAACCAGAGTACGCGGTGCGTTACCGCTGGTATCGGTAAGGTTTGCAAGCGGAGGCAACGCGCTGTTTTCTTTCATCAGCGCCTGTAGGCTTGCAAGCTGGTTACGATATTCGAAATAGCCGGTGATCATTTGCCATGGAGCCGCGGGCTCCATACGTGACGTTAGACTCGGTAAGGAATCTACAAACGAACGTTTCTTAATCACCATGTTATAGGCCAGCGGATTAACGATCAGGCCATAGAAGATCGCGGCTGGAATAACATAACGCCAGAATGATGGGATATATACTGGGCGTACGCGAGTCCATAAGAAAGCGCAAACAACGGTATAAGCCAGCAATAGAAGAGCGAGATGAAGGCTGAAATATTGACTGAAGTACTCTCCGGCTTCGCTGGTATTCGATTCAAACATCACAAACAGGACGCTTTGGGAGAACTCTTGTCCATAGATGATGTAATAACCCAAAGAACACAGCGATGCTGCCCATAAAATAATGCCAATAACCGCAGCAATAATGCGGGTTTTATTTGGGAATAAAAATACGGGAATTAGCCAAAGGGAACTGTACAGCAATGAATCGCGAATGCCGTTGGAGCCACTGTATCCCGTTACGAGGATAACAGCCTGAAGAACGGTAGAGAAAAACCAAAAGAACAGGAGAAGCCAGAATAACGCTTTCCAGCTGAATGCCTTATCTGCGTTTGGAGATGAAATCATATTATTTCAGCCTATCAGAGAATATCACCGCGGGGATGTTAGTCATCTAACCTTAAAGGAACCTTAGTTTTTATTAACGGATTAAGTAAACCGCAATAAACATGTGTCTCGGAATTAATGAACAACGAGTAAGCGCTGCAATAAAGCCGAACGATACTAGCAATATTATTTTTTCGTAACAATAGATGCTAATTTTTAATAAAAGTTCGTGATGTATTGTGATTTTTCATTGAAGGAAAGTATTACGTACAGTTGTTTGGCGAAGACTTGAGAGATCTGAGGGGGGCGCTAGAAGAAAAACGCGCTAACTAAAGAGATAGCGCGTCTATTGTCAGGGAGAGATTAGCCTGTATTGCGCATACCGGCTGCAACGCCTGCGATGGTGACCATCAGCGCTTGTTCAACGTTAGCATCCGGCTCCGGCAGCGAGCGTGAACGGTGCAGCAATTCAGCCTGCAGTACGTTTAAAGGATCGGTATACACATTGCGCAGCGCGATAGACTCTGCGATCCATGGCAGATCCTCCATCAAGTGATCGTCATTGGCGATGGTGAGTACCACTTTGATATCTTTCGAGAGCTGATCGCGCAGCTGTTTGCCTAGCGGCCACAGTTTTTCGTCAACCAAGCGCTGATCGTAGTATTCAGCCAGCCATAAATCTGACTTCGCAAACACCATTTCTAGCATGCCAATGCGGGTTGAGAAGAACGGCCAGTCGCGGCACATGGTTTCCAGCGTTGACTGTTTTCCTTCATCTACGGCGGCCTGTAGCGCAGCCCCCGCACCCAGCCAAGCTGGCAGCATTAAGCGGTTTTGCGTCCAAGCGAAGATCCATGGAATAGCGCGCAGGCTTTCTACGCCGCCGTTTGGTTTACGTTTGGCAGGGCGAGAACCCAAAGGCAGTTTGCCAAGCTCAAGCTCAGGCGTGGCAGAGCGGAAGTAAGGCACGAAGTCCTTATTTTCACGTACATAGCCACGATACATATCGCAGGAAACGTCTGACAACTCATCCATTAAATCGCGCCATTCCTGCTTTGGTGCCGGCGGTGGCAACAGATTCGCTTCCAGAATCGCGTTGGTATACAGCGATAGGCTGCTGATGGTGACCTGTGGTAAACCGAGTTTGAAGCGGATCATCTCGCCTTGCTCGGTGACACGCAGACCGCCTTTCAAGCTGCCCGGCGGTTGTGAAAGCAGAGCCGCATGAGCCGGTGCACCACCGCGACCGATTGAACCACCGCGACCGTGGAACAGGGTCAATGCCACGCCCGCTTTTTCGCACACGTTAACCAAGGCTTCTTGAGCACGATATTGCGCCCATGATGCTGCCATCACGCCTGCATCTTTTGCTGAGTCAGAGTAGCCAATCATCACCATCTGCTTACCCTGAATAAAGCCACGATACCAATCGATGCTCAACAGCTGAGTCATCACGTCTTCGGCATTATTTAAGTCATCCAGAGTTTCAAACAGCGGAGCAACAGGTAACGCGTAAGGGCAGCCCGCTTCTTTCAATAGCAGATGAACAGCGAGAACGTCGGAAGGGGTGCGCGCCATCGAAATCACATAGGCGGCGATGGAGCCCTGAGGTGCCTCCGCGATCACGCGGCAGGTATCAAAGACTTCTTTAGTTTCAGCGCTTGGCTCCCATTGGCGTGGAACCAGTGGGCGTTTAGAGTTGAGTTCACGCACCAAGAAGGCCTGTTTGTCAGCTTCTGACCAGCTTTCATAGTCGCCTAGGCCTAAATAACGGGTGAGCTCAGCTAAGGCTTCAGAGTGGCGAGTGCTTTCTTGACGAACATCCATGCGCACGAGCGGCACGCCGAAGCAGTGAACGCGGCGCAACGTGTCCAGCAACTGGCCATTGGCGATAATACCCATGCCGCAGGCTTTGAGCGATTGGTAACAGGCGTACAACGGTTCCCAAAGCTGCTCGTTTTTCACCAGCAGATTGTCTGGGCGCGTCGCGCGTTCGCCTTTGATTTTCGCGGCCAGATAAACCTGAGTTTCAGTTAGCTGCGTGCGCAGTTTTTTC comes from the Hafnia alvei genome and includes:
- the rpmE gene encoding 50S ribosomal protein L31, whose product is MKQGIHPNYVAITATCSCGNVIKTHSTAGHDLNLDVCGNCHPFYTGKQRDVATGGRVDRFNKRFSVPGTKK
- a CDS encoding phosphoethanolamine transferase CptA, giving the protein MISSPNADKAFSWKALFWLLLFFWFFSTVLQAVILVTGYSGSNGIRDSLLYSSLWLIPVFLFPNKTRIIAAVIGIILWAASLCSLGYYIIYGQEFSQSVLFVMFESNTSEAGEYFSQYFSLHLALLLLAYTVVCAFLWTRVRPVYIPSFWRYVIPAAIFYGLIVNPLAYNMVIKKRSFVDSLPSLTSRMEPAAPWQMITGYFEYRNQLASLQALMKENSALPPLANLTDTSGNAPRTLVLVIGESTQRGHMSLYGYPRETTPQLDEIHKTDKNLTVFNDVVTSRPYTIEILQQALTFANEKNPDLYLTQPSLMNMMKQAGYKTFWITNQQTMTKRNTMLTLFSQQTDKQYYLNQQRTQSARQYDGDVLKPFKEVMADPAPKKFIVVHLLGTHINYKFRYPEGFDKFNNAEGVPPGLSQDQIDSYNEYDNANLYNDFVVSSLIKDYSATNPNGFLLYFSDHGEEVYDTPPHNIQGRNEAAPTRHMYSIPFILWTSPSWQQAHPRDFTSMTNRKYSSSELIHTWSDMAGLKYDLFNPERSLVSPNFVETTRWIGNPYAKKGLHDYDKLPYGDQVGNQ
- the ppc gene encoding phosphoenolpyruvate carboxylase translates to MNEQYSAMRSNVSMLGKLLGDTIKEALGENILDRVETIRKLSKSSRAGNDASRQELLTTLQNLSNDELLPVARAFSQFLSLTNTAEQYHSISPHGEAASNPEVMAQLFTRLKNNNLSDEQIKKAVDDLSIELVLTAHPTEITRRTLIHKLVEVNNCLSQLDHSDLADYERNQIMRRLRQLVAQSWHTDEIRKNRPSPIDEAKWGYAVVENSLWEGVPAFLREFNEQLENSLGYQLPVEAVPVRFTAWMGGDRDGNPNVTADITRHALLLSRWKATDLFLRDIAVLVSELSMTECTPELRALAGGDEVQEPYRELMKKLRTQLTETQVYLAAKIKGERATRPDNLLVKNEQLWEPLYACYQSLKACGMGIIANGQLLDTLRRVHCFGVPLVRMDVRQESTRHSEALAELTRYLGLGDYESWSEADKQAFLVRELNSKRPLVPRQWEPSAETKEVFDTCRVIAEAPQGSIAAYVISMARTPSDVLAVHLLLKEAGCPYALPVAPLFETLDDLNNAEDVMTQLLSIDWYRGFIQGKQMVMIGYSDSAKDAGVMAASWAQYRAQEALVNVCEKAGVALTLFHGRGGSIGRGGAPAHAALLSQPPGSLKGGLRVTEQGEMIRFKLGLPQVTISSLSLYTNAILEANLLPPPAPKQEWRDLMDELSDVSCDMYRGYVRENKDFVPYFRSATPELELGKLPLGSRPAKRKPNGGVESLRAIPWIFAWTQNRLMLPAWLGAGAALQAAVDEGKQSTLETMCRDWPFFSTRIGMLEMVFAKSDLWLAEYYDQRLVDEKLWPLGKQLRDQLSKDIKVVLTIANDDHLMEDLPWIAESIALRNVYTDPLNVLQAELLHRSRSLPEPDANVEQALMVTIAGVAAGMRNTG